A window of Psychroflexus sp. ALD_RP9 contains these coding sequences:
- a CDS encoding DUF3810 domain-containing protein, translated as MWWFNFHPDDLELYYIPVFEVLSTLQLYSLAWLPFSIGDVFYLFLVIWLVVLIYRFIKFRRNRLNRFISFLGFCALFYTLFNVFWGFNYYRRPLNQQLELSSKYSTEALVEFTCELIEVANASHLSISENDTLAVNFNFSKSEMQNFVFEAYQKPSNFPNKLKYPVKNIKSSLWSLPLSYAGFSGYLNPFTKEAQFNSLMPQYKWPTTMAHEVSHQLGFAKENEANFISALVCINSKHKYLNYAGLTFALKYSLNDIYKRDPELFEVMLADVNQGIIENYKASRQFWEQYQGPSEVIMKQIYGNFLKANNQPKGIETYSYVTALLVNYHNTYQLF; from the coding sequence ATGTGGTGGTTTAACTTTCATCCTGATGATTTAGAACTTTACTATATTCCTGTTTTTGAAGTTTTATCAACTTTACAACTGTATAGTTTAGCTTGGTTACCTTTTTCAATTGGAGATGTGTTTTACCTATTTTTGGTTATTTGGTTAGTGGTATTGATTTATCGATTTATTAAATTTAGGAGAAATCGGTTAAATCGCTTTATTAGCTTTTTAGGCTTTTGTGCATTGTTTTATACCTTATTTAATGTTTTCTGGGGTTTTAATTATTACAGGCGACCTTTAAATCAGCAACTTGAATTATCATCAAAATATTCAACTGAAGCACTTGTTGAATTTACATGTGAACTTATTGAAGTGGCAAACGCAAGTCACTTAAGTATTTCTGAGAATGATACATTGGCTGTTAACTTCAACTTTTCTAAGTCTGAAATGCAAAATTTTGTATTTGAAGCTTATCAAAAACCATCTAACTTTCCGAATAAACTTAAATATCCAGTCAAAAATATAAAGTCATCATTATGGTCTTTACCATTGAGTTATGCTGGTTTTAGTGGTTATCTAAATCCATTTACTAAAGAAGCACAGTTTAATAGTTTAATGCCCCAATACAAGTGGCCAACAACAATGGCTCATGAAGTGAGTCATCAATTGGGTTTTGCAAAAGAAAATGAAGCCAATTTTATTTCTGCTTTAGTTTGTATTAATTCAAAACATAAATATTTAAACTACGCAGGTTTAACTTTTGCTTTAAAATATAGTCTAAATGATATCTATAAACGCGACCCTGAGTTGTTTGAAGTGATGTTAGCCGATGTTAATCAAGGAATTATTGAGAATTACAAAGCTTCTCGCCAATTTTGGGAGCAGTATCAAGGTCCTAGTGAAGTAATTATGAAGCAAATTTACGGTAACTTTTTGAAGGCTAACAATCAGCCTAAAGGCATTGAGACTTATAGTTATGTAACCGCACTTTTAGTTAATTATCATAACACCTATCAATTATTTTAA
- a CDS encoding amidohydrolase family protein produces MKLPNKLLILLVLCCTSLTFSQQTPAPKQSQSISIVNATAHIGNGEVLKNAVIVFEDGIITYVGTDQSKVKGTTIEATRKHVYPGFIAPNSTLGLVEIDAVAATDDEDELGKMLPHVRSIIAYNTESKVVESMRPNGVLMGQITPQGGRISGTSSIVQFDAWNWEDAIIKEDDALHLNWPNGFRRSGNWYDPNRRYEQNKNYQPEVEDLYTYFKSAKVYTGTNDRDLEKEAMQGVFNGSKRLFVHVNGEKEIRDVISFKEKMNLPNLTIVGAYHAYKVADELKAADISVLVQRVHQVPNFEDDDYDLPYKLPKLLHDAGLLVALEGSGQMERMNSRNLPFYAGTAAAFGLDKELALQMITLNTAKILGVEDQIGSLEVGKDATLFISEGDALDMKGNKLQRAFIQGRDISLESHQTELYKRYSNKYRD; encoded by the coding sequence ATGAAATTACCCAATAAATTATTAATACTGCTGGTTTTATGCTGTACTTCACTAACTTTTTCACAGCAAACGCCTGCACCAAAACAATCTCAAAGTATTAGCATTGTTAATGCAACAGCCCATATTGGTAATGGTGAGGTGTTAAAAAACGCAGTTATTGTTTTTGAAGACGGTATCATTACTTACGTTGGCACCGATCAATCAAAAGTCAAGGGAACAACAATTGAGGCAACACGAAAACACGTTTACCCTGGTTTTATAGCACCTAACTCAACTTTAGGTTTAGTTGAAATCGATGCGGTAGCAGCTACAGATGATGAAGACGAACTTGGTAAAATGCTACCACACGTGCGGAGTATCATCGCTTATAACACTGAAAGCAAAGTAGTTGAAAGTATGCGTCCTAATGGAGTTTTAATGGGACAAATTACTCCTCAAGGTGGCCGTATTTCAGGAACTTCTTCTATTGTTCAATTTGATGCATGGAACTGGGAAGACGCTATTATTAAAGAAGATGATGCTTTGCATCTTAATTGGCCCAATGGTTTTAGACGAAGTGGTAACTGGTATGATCCTAATCGTCGTTACGAACAAAATAAAAACTACCAACCCGAAGTTGAAGATTTATATACTTACTTTAAGTCAGCTAAGGTATATACAGGAACAAACGATCGTGATTTGGAGAAGGAAGCCATGCAAGGCGTTTTTAACGGCTCAAAACGTTTGTTTGTTCATGTAAATGGCGAGAAAGAAATTCGTGATGTCATTAGTTTTAAAGAAAAAATGAATCTTCCTAACTTAACCATTGTTGGTGCTTACCATGCTTATAAAGTTGCTGATGAACTTAAAGCTGCAGATATTTCTGTTTTAGTTCAACGTGTGCACCAAGTTCCAAATTTTGAAGATGATGATTATGATTTACCTTATAAATTACCTAAGTTACTTCATGATGCAGGTTTATTAGTTGCTTTAGAAGGTAGTGGGCAGATGGAACGTATGAACTCTAGAAATCTACCATTTTATGCGGGTACAGCTGCAGCATTTGGTTTAGATAAAGAATTAGCACTACAGATGATTACTTTAAATACAGCTAAGATACTTGGTGTTGAGGATCAAATAGGCTCATTAGAAGTTGGTAAAGATGCCACTCTTTTTATTAGTGAAGGTGATGCGCTTGATATGAAAGGAAACAAGCTACAAAGAGCCTTTATTCAAGGACGTGACATTAGCTTAGAGTCTCATCAAACCGAGTTATATAAGCGTTACTCCAATAAATATAGAGATTAA
- the aroQ gene encoding type II 3-dehydroquinate dehydratase, whose amino-acid sequence MKIHIINGPNLNVLGKREPEIYGYTSFKDYFTELQFKYKSIELSYFQSNIEGELVSELQECDDVDGVILNAAAYTHTSVAIADAIKTISTPVVEVHISNTHQREDFRKHSFITPVALGCILGFGLKSYELAIQSFTDD is encoded by the coding sequence ATGAAGATACATATAATTAACGGGCCAAATTTAAACGTTCTTGGTAAACGAGAGCCAGAAATTTATGGATACACAAGTTTTAAAGATTATTTTACAGAACTACAATTTAAATATAAAAGTATAGAACTGTCTTACTTTCAATCAAATATTGAAGGTGAACTCGTTTCTGAACTTCAAGAATGTGATGATGTAGATGGTGTTATTTTAAATGCAGCTGCCTACACTCACACTTCAGTTGCTATTGCCGATGCCATCAAAACGATCTCAACACCAGTGGTTGAAGTTCACATTTCAAACACTCATCAACGTGAAGACTTCAGGAAACATTCTTTTATTACACCTGTTGCATTGGGTTGTATTCTTGGCTTTGGCTTAAAAAGTTATGAGCTTGCGATACAAAGTTTTACAGACGATTAA
- a CDS encoding amidohydrolase family protein, which yields MKHYLFMLICCLGLSSFAQDYFPDSKGVKAKTSNYVAITNAIIHVSPSKTLENSSLLFKDGKIVSLGDSKFPENTVIISAKGKHIYPSFIELYSGFGIKDLPNAPRTSQPQYNPNRSGYYWNDHVRPDQDATAHFKFDEKKADAMRKAGFGTVNTHVTDAFLRGTSALYTLKYGENVNENLLKSNSAQYFAFDKSQQSRQAYPSSIMGFTALLRQFYHDTEAYKNGLISEKDLAIEAFIKNENLPQIFEVSDYLNALRADKIGDQFGVQYTIIGSGDEYKRVQTIKETNARFVLPVNYPKAYDVEDSYLRDYLSLSDMKHWQQAPNNAMMLADNGVEIAFTTKDLKSPSTLHKNLAKSVKLGLDKATALAALTTVPAQILQVSNQLGTLDEGKIANFIITSNELFAKDTKILENWVQGHRFTYGDIDQIDISGDYLLTFDNNEYDLSISQKGESFKATLKNSSTTFNTKLSFENDWLNLIIPLETQNENKYHVLSAKISNQTNQINGKAVLANGAESKFTATKKTSVEQKANKDKSDSKKEDSENNIKVLPVTYPNMAYGLSTPNPESKRILFKNATIITGSQQGKLEGYDLLVEDGKIEKIGKDLKSRRAEVIDATGKFLTAGIIDEHSHIAASSVNEGGHNSSAEVKMEDAVNPDDISIYRSLAGGVTTIQLLHGSANPIGGRSAILKLKWGKPAEEMIYDNSPKFIKFALGENVKQSNWGGNSRFPQSRMGVEQVFIDYFTRAKEYGELKASGEPYRVDEELETLLEIINSERFISCHSYVQSEINMLMKVADQFDFNVNTFTHILEGYKVADKMKAHGAGGSTFSDWWAYKYEVNDAIPFNAAIMHEQGVTVAINSDDGEMIRRLNQEAAKSMKYGDVSEEDAWKFVTANPAKLLHIEDRVGTVEEGKDADLVLWNAHPLSIYAKPEKTMIEGVVYFDLEKDLAMREQIKNERNILINQMMQAKNKGLKTQPIKKKEKEFLHCDSLDHLNHKHN from the coding sequence ATGAAACATTACTTATTTATGTTGATTTGCTGTTTAGGGCTTAGCAGCTTTGCTCAGGATTATTTTCCTGATAGTAAAGGCGTTAAAGCTAAAACATCAAATTATGTGGCAATTACAAATGCTATCATACACGTGAGCCCATCTAAAACTCTTGAAAATTCAAGCTTATTGTTTAAAGATGGCAAAATAGTTAGTCTTGGCGATAGCAAGTTTCCTGAAAATACGGTCATTATTTCTGCTAAAGGAAAACATATTTATCCTTCATTTATTGAGCTATATTCAGGTTTTGGAATTAAAGATCTTCCAAATGCACCAAGAACATCTCAGCCACAATATAACCCTAATAGAAGCGGTTATTATTGGAATGATCATGTACGACCAGACCAAGATGCAACAGCACACTTCAAATTCGATGAGAAAAAAGCTGATGCCATGCGTAAAGCTGGTTTTGGAACTGTAAATACACATGTTACAGATGCTTTTTTAAGAGGTACAAGTGCCTTATATACCTTGAAGTATGGAGAAAATGTTAATGAAAATTTACTCAAATCAAATTCAGCACAATACTTTGCTTTCGATAAAAGCCAGCAATCTCGCCAAGCTTATCCAAGTTCAATTATGGGTTTCACGGCTTTATTACGCCAATTTTACCATGATACCGAAGCTTACAAAAATGGCTTGATTTCAGAAAAAGATTTGGCTATCGAAGCTTTTATAAAAAATGAAAATTTACCACAAATTTTTGAAGTTTCTGATTATTTAAACGCCTTAAGAGCAGATAAAATTGGAGATCAATTTGGTGTTCAATATACTATTATTGGTAGTGGTGATGAATATAAACGTGTTCAAACTATTAAAGAAACTAATGCTAGATTCGTATTACCAGTTAACTACCCTAAGGCTTATGATGTTGAAGATTCTTATCTGCGTGATTATTTGAGTTTAAGCGATATGAAGCATTGGCAACAAGCACCAAATAATGCCATGATGCTAGCTGATAATGGTGTTGAAATTGCTTTTACCACTAAAGACTTAAAATCGCCAAGCACACTACACAAAAACTTAGCAAAATCAGTTAAATTAGGACTTGACAAAGCTACAGCTTTAGCGGCTTTAACTACTGTGCCTGCGCAAATTCTTCAAGTTTCAAATCAGCTTGGTACACTTGACGAAGGAAAAATAGCTAACTTCATTATTACATCAAATGAGTTGTTTGCTAAAGACACCAAAATCTTAGAAAATTGGGTGCAAGGACATAGATTTACATATGGTGATATAGATCAAATTGATATCTCAGGAGACTATTTGTTAACGTTTGATAATAATGAGTATGACTTGTCTATTTCTCAAAAAGGAGAATCATTTAAAGCCACGCTTAAAAATTCGAGTACCACATTTAATACTAAATTAAGTTTTGAAAATGACTGGCTTAATTTAATTATACCACTTGAAACTCAAAATGAAAATAAATATCATGTACTTTCAGCTAAAATAAGCAATCAAACAAATCAAATAAACGGTAAAGCAGTTTTAGCAAATGGAGCTGAATCTAAGTTTACAGCTACCAAAAAAACTTCAGTTGAGCAAAAAGCTAATAAGGATAAAAGTGATTCTAAAAAGGAGGACTCAGAAAACAATATTAAGGTATTACCGGTGACTTATCCTAATATGGCTTATGGTTTATCAACACCAAACCCAGAGTCAAAACGAATTTTATTTAAAAATGCTACAATTATAACAGGTAGCCAACAAGGAAAATTAGAAGGTTATGACCTATTAGTTGAAGATGGTAAAATTGAAAAAATCGGAAAAGATTTAAAAAGTCGTCGTGCTGAAGTGATCGATGCTACGGGAAAATTTTTAACCGCAGGAATTATCGATGAGCATTCCCATATTGCTGCAAGTTCAGTAAATGAAGGTGGCCATAATTCATCAGCTGAAGTTAAAATGGAAGATGCTGTAAACCCAGATGATATTAGTATTTATAGGTCATTAGCTGGTGGTGTTACTACAATTCAGTTGTTGCACGGTTCCGCCAATCCTATTGGTGGTCGTTCAGCTATTTTAAAATTGAAATGGGGTAAACCTGCCGAAGAAATGATTTACGATAACTCACCAAAATTCATCAAATTTGCTTTAGGTGAAAATGTTAAACAATCAAATTGGGGCGGCAATTCTAGATTTCCACAAAGTAGAATGGGCGTAGAGCAAGTTTTTATTGATTATTTTACAAGAGCAAAAGAATACGGCGAATTAAAAGCTTCTGGTGAGCCTTATCGTGTTGATGAGGAGCTAGAAACTCTACTTGAAATTATCAATAGTGAGCGCTTTATCAGTTGTCATTCTTACGTGCAAAGCGAGATTAATATGTTGATGAAGGTTGCAGATCAGTTTGATTTTAATGTGAACACATTTACCCACATTTTAGAAGGTTATAAAGTTGCCGACAAAATGAAGGCTCATGGAGCTGGTGGTTCAACTTTTAGCGATTGGTGGGCTTATAAATATGAAGTTAACGATGCCATTCCTTTTAACGCGGCCATTATGCATGAACAAGGCGTAACAGTAGCCATTAATTCAGACGATGGCGAAATGATAAGAAGACTCAATCAAGAGGCAGCAAAAAGCATGAAATACGGTGATGTTTCTGAAGAAGATGCCTGGAAGTTTGTTACTGCCAATCCAGCAAAACTACTTCATATTGAAGACCGCGTAGGAACGGTTGAAGAAGGTAAAGATGCCGATTTGGTTTTATGGAATGCACATCCGTTAAGTATTTATGCAAAACCAGAAAAAACAATGATTGAAGGTGTTGTTTATTTCGATTTAGAAAAAGATTTAGCAATGCGAGAACAAATAAAAAATGAACGCAATATCTTGATCAATCAAATGATGCAAGCAAAAAATAAAGGCTTAAAAACTCAGCCAATTAAAAAGAAAGAAAAAGAATTTTTACACTGTGATAGTTTAGATCACCTTAACCATAAACACAATTAA